From Lycium ferocissimum isolate CSIRO_LF1 chromosome 12, AGI_CSIRO_Lferr_CH_V1, whole genome shotgun sequence, one genomic window encodes:
- the LOC132040696 gene encoding uncharacterized protein LOC132040696 encodes MCLFCDKITKGGIFRHKQHLIGTYSDVARCLRCPENVREEIKTYVEGKKELKRQMLHQPTVTNLDDNDDETEEGEAVDLSVRSKSQKRTTYGPTSSVKGPLDCYYQPKPTDNAGTSGKKNLKDTALRLLRERAVAAFSRWMYDAGLPFNCVNHIDTFGAFLDAVGHYGVGMKPPTYHEVSTSYLAKEVEATQKIVEDHRVEWKHFGCSIMMDKWTARTGKMIINVLVNSPKGSLFLESIDASDSSTDSIKMFSLFQSTIEKIGPENVVQIATDNAAENVKAGAMLKGVFPNIYWTPCAAHCINLMFGDIFKERPFRGVFTKAVRAHSYIVQRPLLLNMMRRFTKQRNLVKPGKTRFATAFLTLHRMHTQKANLRSLFISDEWNNSKFAKEVMGKEVARIMMSYTFWNNVVHALKIGGPLIKVLRLVDGEQKPPMGYLFEAMDRVKESIRKSFSDLHKYAKVFDIIDKRWADQLHQPLHAAGNLLNPSSFYDNNEMRLLNAKVTKGFYESVAKLVPNIDEQDQIGDQLSAYTNSEGTFGFPMAIRQRKKKSPVEWWRPYGGDTPELQKFAIKVLGLTCSSSGCERNWSVFEHIHSKKRNRLTLKRLNDLVFIKYNRTLRRRYNARNVIDPIGLDNIDDANEWLTGVENAEDEAIFEGDSDFTFGVVAEAMGVEENQYGLRENTSSQHRRGKEVATSHSLVDEVEEDDNEIEEDDEQYDDDVGVQDFDNLVEE; translated from the exons ATGTGTTTGTTTTGTGATAAGATAACTAAAGGAGGAATCTTTCGCCACAAACAACATCTTATTGGTACTTATAGCGACGTCGCACGCTGTCTAAGATGTCCGGAGAATGTGAGGGAAGAAATAAAAACATATGTCGAAGGAAAAAAGGAACTAAAACGTCAAATGTTACATCAACCAACTGTAACTAATCTTGACGACAACGATGATGAAACAGAAGAAGGTGAAGCTGTTGATTTGTCCGTTCGTTCAAAATCACAAAAACGGACAACTTATGGACCAACCTCCAGTGTGAAAGGTCCTTTAGATTGCTATTATCAACCAAAGCCAACTGATAATGCAGGGACAAGcggtaaaaaaaatttgaaagacACCGCCTTACGGCTTTTGAGAGAGCGTGCAGTTGCGGCTTTTTCACGATGGATGTATGATGCAGGGCTCCCCTTCAATTGTGTCAACCATATTGACACTTTTGGAGCCTTCCTTGATGCCGTAGGCCATTATGGTGTTGGAATGAAGCCGCCTACGTATCATGAAGTTAGTACCTCATATCTAGCTAAAGAAGTGGAAGCGACACAAAAAATAGTGGAGGATCATCGGGTAGAATGGAAGCATTTCGGATGTTCCATTATGATGGATAAGTGGACGGCAAGAACGGGAAAAATGATCATTAATGTGTTGGTGAATTCTCCAAAAGGAAGCTTATTTCTTGAATCTATTGATGCGAGTGACTCGTCTACTGATTCCATCAAGATGTTCTCCTTGTTTCAGAGCACCATTGAGAAGATTGGACCAGAGAATGTTGTTCAAATTGCTACCGATAATGCAGCTGAAAATGTTAAAGCAGGTGCTATGTTGAAGGGAGTGTTCCCGAACATCTATTGGACTCCATGTGCAGCTCATTGTATAAATTTGATGTTCGGGGATATTTTCAAGGAAAGACCCTTTAGAGGAGTTTTCACTAAGGCTGTTAGAGCGCATTCCTACATTGTTCAAAGGCCTTTGTTGTTGAACATGATGAGGAGATTCACAAAACAAAGAAACTTGGTGAAACCTGGCAAAACTCGATTTGCTACTGCTTTCTTGACCTTACACCGTATGCATACACAAAAGGCCAATTTGAGAAGCTTGTTCATTTCGGATGAATGGAACAATAGTAAATTTGCAAAAGAAGTCATGGGGAAAGAAGTTGCACGCATAATGATGTCTTATACTTTTTGGAATAATGTTGTTCATGCTCTTAAAATTGGTGGGCCGTTGATTAAAGTACTTCGTTTGGTGGATGGAGAACAAAAACCACCCATGGGCTACCTTTTTGAAGCTATGGATAGGGTTAAGGAGTCTATACGAAAATCATTTAGTGACCTACATAAGTATGCAAAGGTCTTTGACATCATTGATAAAAGGTGGgcggatcaacttcatcaaccTTTGCATGCCGCTGGGAATTTGTTGAACCCATCAAGcttttatgataataatgagaTGCGATTACTAAATGCAAAAGTGACGAAGGGATTCTATGAGAGTGTTGCTAAGTTGGTTCCCAATATAGATGAGCAAGATCAAATAGGGGACCAACTAAGTGCTTATACTAATTCTGAAGGGACCTTTGGGTTTCCAATGGCTATAagacaaagaaagaagaagtcTCCAG TTGAATGGTGGAGGCCTTATGGTGGAGACACTCCGGAATTACAAAAGTTTGCCATCAAAGTTCTAGGTCTAACTTGTAGCTCTTCCGGATGTGAGAGAAACTGGAGCGTGTTTGAACAT ATTCATAGCAAGAAGAGGAATAGACTAACCCTAAAGCGCCTCAATGACCTAGTGTTCATAAAATATAATAGAACATTGAGGCGTCGTTACAATGCTCGCAATGTAATTGATCCAATTGGTTTGGACAATATTGATGATGCCAATGAATGGCTCACCGGGGTTGAGAATGCTGAAGATGAAGCAATTTTTGAGGGAGATTCTGATTTCACTTTCGGTGTTGTTGCCGAGGCAATGGGGGTAGAGGAGAACCAGTATGGTTTAAGGGAGAATACTTCAAGCCAACATAGGAGGGGAAAAGAAGTAGCTACAAGTCATTCCCTAGttgatgaagttgaagaagatgataatgaaattgaagaagatgatgaacaatatgatgatgatgtgggaGTACAAGATTTTGACAATCTTGTAGAAGAATAA